The Desulfovibrio fairfieldensis sequence CGGGCGGCGCAAAACCCGTGAAGCGGGATGCGCATCGGGCTGCCGAATTGCTTTTTTTACGTTATCGGGGCGGGGCTTGCAAGTCCCGCTTGCCGGGGATATGACTGAAAGCCCGGCGCATCCGCCGGAGAATGCGGAGAGAGGATCATGCAAGAGCAGCAGACGGTGGACAGAAAGGAATTGGCCCGGCTCGCGGCGGCCACGGGCGCGGACGTACCCTCGGCGGCTCTGGAGCCGCTGGCCGTCTATCTGGAAATGTTGTGCCGGTGGAACGCGGCCATGAACCTGGTGGGCGCGCGCTCCTGGCAGGACATCCTGGCCCGCCTGGTGGCCGACAGCTTTCATCTGGCGTCCTTTCTGGAGGAACTGCCCCTGCCGGAAGAGCCCTTGAGCTGGGATCTGGGTTCCGGCGCGGGTTTGCCCGGCGTTCCCCTGCGCATGGCCTGGACCAGGGGCGGCTATTATATGGTGGAAGTGCGCGAAAAGCGCGCCCTGTTTCTGTCCAGCGTCCTTGCCCGCCTGCAGTTGTCCGCCACCCATGTATTTCGCGGTTCGGTGGAGCATTTTTTTCAGGGCCAGTATTATCAGGCGGACTGCATT is a genomic window containing:
- a CDS encoding 16S rRNA (guanine(527)-N(7))-methyltransferase RsmG, translated to MQEQQTVDRKELARLAAATGADVPSAALEPLAVYLEMLCRWNAAMNLVGARSWQDILARLVADSFHLASFLEELPLPEEPLSWDLGSGAGLPGVPLRMAWTRGGYYMVEVREKRALFLSSVLARLQLSATHVFRGSVEHFFQGQYYQADCIVSRAFMPWPELLELTLPRLRPEGVLVILALTPAPERLPAPWRLAGVRSYAAAGSGRWFWALSPSGDISGGTGKAVEPVLAERTERAGEDGPCLG